The window TGGACGTGGCCAAGGCGCGCTTCTATCCGGATATCAACCTGTCGGCCATGATCGGCTTCGATACCCTGCTCGACAGCAATCCCTTTACCGCCGCCAGCAAGAGCATCGCCTTCGGCCCGGCCATCACCCTGCCCATCTTCGAAGGCGGCGCCTTGCGCGCCGGCCTCAAGGGCGAGTACGCCAGCTATGAGCTGGCCGTGGCCACCTACAACAAGACCTTGAACGATGCCTATGCCGACGTGGCGCGCCAGATCGCGGCGATCCATGCCACCGAGCGCCAGCTGCCGATCCGCAGCGAGGCCCTGCAGGCCGCTGAGCGCGCCTATGCGCTGGCGCGCGAGCGCTACCGCCTGGGCCTGGTCTCGCAGCTCACGCTGCTGTCGGCCCAGACCGGCGTACTGGCCCAGCGCCAGGCAATGGTGGCCTTGCAGGCCCAGCGCCGCGACCAGCAGGTCGCGCTCTACAAAGCGCTGGGCGGCGGCTTTGACGCCCAGCGCGACGGCCTGGCCTATGGCGCGCAGCCGTGAAACAAGCCTGACATCCTGAACCGAACCCAGCCCGGCAGCCGGTCTCTCCACTGACCCACCGGCCACCGGGACGGCATGCCCTAGCAAGGCAGGCCGATTGACCGCCTACAAAAAGATAGAACGGAGTCCTCCATGAGTGACAGCACCACCCAACAACAACCGCAAGCCAACAACAATGGCAATGGCAAGCGCAAACGCCAGCTCATCCTCCTGACCCTGGTCTTGCTGGTCATTGCAGTGGCCTGCTTCCTGTACTGGTTCCTGCATGCGCGCTTCTTCGAAGAAACCGATGACGCCTACGTCGGCGGCAACGTCGTGCAGATTTCCGCCCAGGTCGGCGGCACAGTCGTGGCCGTCAAGGCCGACGATACCCAGGTCGTCAAGGCCGGCCAGCAACTGGTTGCGCTGGATGCGGCCGATACCAGGCTGGCGCTGGACCAGGCGCAGGCCGCCCTGGCCCAGGCCGTGCGCCAGACCCGCCAGCTGTTCCTGAACAATGACACCCTGGCCGCCAACGTGGCCGCCGCCGACAGCAACCTGGCGCGCGCCCGGGAAGACCTGCAGCGCCGCCAGGCCGGCCTGTCTTCCGGCGCCGTCTCGCAGGAAGACGTCTCGCACGCCCGCGACGCCGTCAAGAGCGCCGTGGCCGCGCTGGACCAGGCCCGCGCGGCCGCCGCTGCCAACCGCGCCCTGACCGACCACACCAGCGTGACCGAGCACCCCAACGTGTTGCAGGCCGCCACCGCCGTGCGCAACGCCTACCTCAACTATGCCCGCGTGAACATCGTCGCGCCGGTCTCGGGCTTTGTCTCCAAGCGCTCGGTGCAGGTGGGCCAGCGCATCGCCGCCGGTAATCCGCTGATGGCCATCGTGCCGCTGGAACAGATCTGGATCGACGCCAACTTCAAGGAAAGCCAGTTGCAGCACATCCGCATCGGCCAGCCAGTGGAAGTGATCGCCGACGTCTACGGCTCCAGCGTCAAGTACAAGGGCACCGTGATCGGTTTCTCGGCCGGCACCGGCGGCGCCTTCTCGCTGCTGCCGGCGCAGAACGCCACCGGCAACTGGATCAAGGTGGTGCAGCGCGTGCCGGTGCGCATCGCCCTGGACCCGGAACAGGTGCGCGCGCATCCCCTGCGCATTGGCCTGTCCACCACCGCCACGGTAGACATCCACGGCGATGGCCGGGCGCTGGAAGCGGTGCCGACCAATTACCAGACCAATGTCTATGACGACCTCGGCAAGCAGGCCGACGCCATCGTCGACCGCATCATCAGCGACAACGCCAGCGGCTTGCCGCAGGCGCACAAGAGCAAGGCGGCCGCAGCGCCCGTGGCGGTACCGCACACCTGAGCTGACGCCTCGCCGGACTTCTACTGGACAATGATCGAGCCCCATGGCTACTAGCCCTACTCCCTCCCAAGCCTACACGCCGCCGCCCCCGCTGACCGGCGCCAACCTGGTGCTGGGCACCTTGTCGGTGTCGCTGGCGGTGTTCATGAACGTGCTGGATTCGTCCATCGCCAACGTCGCCATCCCGACCATCTCGGGCAACCTGGGGGTGTCGGTCGATGAAGGCACCTGGGTCATCACCTCCTTTGCCGCCGCCAACGCCATCTCCATTCCGCTGACCGGATGGCTGACGCAGCGGCTGGGGGCGGTGCGCCTGTTCGTCACCTCGGTGCTGCTGTTCGTGCTGGCCTCGTGGCTGTGCGGACTGGCCCCGACGCTGCCCATCCTGCTGGCCGCGCGCGTACTGCAAGGCCTGGTGGCCGGCCCCATGGTGCCGCTGTCGCAATCGCTGCTGCTGGGGGCCTACCCCAAATCGAAGTCCTCCTTCGCCCTGGCGCTGTGGGGCATGACGGCAGTGGTCGCCCCCGTGGCCGGCCCGGCGCTGGGCGGCTGGATCACCGACAGCTACACCTGGCCCTGGATCTTCTACATCAACATCCCGGTGGGCCTGATCGCCGCTGGCGTCACCCTGGCCATCTACCGCTCGCGCGAGACCCCGACGCACAAGCTGCCCATCGACAAGATCGGCCTGGCGCTGTTGGTGACCTGGGTGGCGGCCTTCCAGATCATGCTCGACAAGGGCAAGGACCTGGACTGGTTCGCCTCGCCCACCATCGTCACGCTGGGCATCATCGCGCTGATCGCCTTTGCCTACTTCGTCGTCTGGGAACTCAACAATGATCACCCGGTGGTGGACCTGCGCCTGTTTGGCCGGCGCAATTTCGCCGGCGGCACCATCGCCATTTCCATCGGTTATGGGGTGTTCTTCGGCAATCTGGTGATCCTGCCGCAGTGGCTGCAGCAATACCTGGGCTATCGCTCCATCGACTCGGGACTGTCGACCGCGCCCATCGGCATCTTCGCGGTGATCCTGATGCCGCTGATCGGACGCTTCCTGCCGCTGGTGGATGCGCGCAAGGTAGCCACGGCTTCCTTCATCGGCTTTGCCATCGTGTTCTGGCTGCGCTCGCGCTACAACCTGCAGGTAGACCAGATGACGGTGATCCTGCCCACCCTCTTGCAGGGCATTCCCACGGCCATGTTCTTCGTGCCGCTGACGGTGTTGCTGCTGTCGGGCCTGCCACCGGAGCGCATTCCCGCGGCGGCCGGCCTGTCGTCCTTCGTGCGCGTGTTCTGCGGTGCGGTCGGTACGTCCATCTCGACCACGGCCTGGAACAACCGTAGCATCATGCACCACGCCCAGCTGACCGAGCACGCCACGCCCTACAGCCCCTGGCTGCAGGAAACCGTCAACAACCTCAGCAGCACCCTCGGGCTCAACGCCGAGCAAACGGCAGGCATGCTGGAGCGGACCATCACCTTCCAGGCCGCCATGCTGGGCATCAATGACATCTTCTATGTCTCGGCGGTGATCTTCATCGTCATCATTCCGCTGATCTGGATCATCAAGCCCTCCAAGGGTGGCGCCGGGGCGGCGGAGGCCTCGGCGGCGCACTAGTGCGCAGGCTATCCCGGCTAGCGCAGCCGGGACAGTCCATGCTGCAGGCGGATGATGTCGATGAGCTTGCGCAGGGCCGGATGGGCATGACGCCGGCTGCTGTAGTACATATGAAAAGGCTCGCTGGGGGCCGCCCATTCTTCCAGGATGGTCTCCAGCGAGCCTTCTTCGATTTCCTTGCTGATCCTTCCCTCCAGCAGATAGGCGATACCGACCCCAGCCTTGGCCGCCGCGATGGTGGCGGCGGTATTGTTGATCGTCACCAGGCCCGGCACGCGGATGCGCTGCCGGTGCTT is drawn from Herbaspirillum seropedicae and contains these coding sequences:
- a CDS encoding HlyD family efflux transporter periplasmic adaptor subunit, producing MSDSTTQQQPQANNNGNGKRKRQLILLTLVLLVIAVACFLYWFLHARFFEETDDAYVGGNVVQISAQVGGTVVAVKADDTQVVKAGQQLVALDAADTRLALDQAQAALAQAVRQTRQLFLNNDTLAANVAAADSNLARAREDLQRRQAGLSSGAVSQEDVSHARDAVKSAVAALDQARAAAAANRALTDHTSVTEHPNVLQAATAVRNAYLNYARVNIVAPVSGFVSKRSVQVGQRIAAGNPLMAIVPLEQIWIDANFKESQLQHIRIGQPVEVIADVYGSSVKYKGTVIGFSAGTGGAFSLLPAQNATGNWIKVVQRVPVRIALDPEQVRAHPLRIGLSTTATVDIHGDGRALEAVPTNYQTNVYDDLGKQADAIVDRIISDNASGLPQAHKSKAAAAPVAVPHT
- a CDS encoding DHA2 family efflux MFS transporter permease subunit, giving the protein MATSPTPSQAYTPPPPLTGANLVLGTLSVSLAVFMNVLDSSIANVAIPTISGNLGVSVDEGTWVITSFAAANAISIPLTGWLTQRLGAVRLFVTSVLLFVLASWLCGLAPTLPILLAARVLQGLVAGPMVPLSQSLLLGAYPKSKSSFALALWGMTAVVAPVAGPALGGWITDSYTWPWIFYINIPVGLIAAGVTLAIYRSRETPTHKLPIDKIGLALLVTWVAAFQIMLDKGKDLDWFASPTIVTLGIIALIAFAYFVVWELNNDHPVVDLRLFGRRNFAGGTIAISIGYGVFFGNLVILPQWLQQYLGYRSIDSGLSTAPIGIFAVILMPLIGRFLPLVDARKVATASFIGFAIVFWLRSRYNLQVDQMTVILPTLLQGIPTAMFFVPLTVLLLSGLPPERIPAAAGLSSFVRVFCGAVGTSISTTAWNNRSIMHHAQLTEHATPYSPWLQETVNNLSSTLGLNAEQTAGMLERTITFQAAMLGINDIFYVSAVIFIVIIPLIWIIKPSKGGAGAAEASAAH